The Gemmatimonadota bacterium genomic interval GGACTGGTCGCGCCTAACTTTACCGTGAGATAGATATGAAGCACTACGCGCACATCGCGATTCTTGCATGCCTCTTGCCCTGTACCTGCACGGCCTACGAACTTATCGGCACAGCGACATTATCTGAAACACTCGTCGCACAGCACTACACCATCAACCCCAGGCTCGACGCCGTCATCGTCGTCGATCGCACCACCCCGTCCTTTGAATACCAGACCTTCTACTGCGCGGGTTCTGCAGATGAAGCCGAAGGCGAACAAGGACGGCTCCACTTTTTAGAGCATATTATGATAGACAGGGGAAGCTATGAACCGGGCGAACTCAACCAGATTATCGCCGACAATGGCGGGCAAAGACACGCCGCAACATATTATCATTTCACGCGCTTTACACTGAGATTTCCAAAGGACAAATTTGACCTCGCTGTCGAGATAGACCGCAACATATATTACGATACAATAATCGATGAAGAAGTCGTCGAAAAAGAAAAAAAGAT includes:
- a CDS encoding insulinase family protein; the protein is MKHYAHIAILACLLPCTCTAYELIGTATLSETLVAQHYTINPRLDAVIVVDRTTPSFEYQTFYCAGSADEAEGEQGRLHFLEHIMIDRGSYEPGELNQIIADNGGQRHAATYYHFTRFTLRFPKDKFDLAVEIDRNIYYDTIIDEEVVEKEKKIVLTERSQRLARATRRSSNYFYGLIYGKKNFNGIGAETFIRQLEPVGLKDYYENFLREQKRLIVVIGDVDIDHVLTKLDEAYGNDIAPVKLYAQEIFVVIFQANG